The region AGAGTGTTAGCGAGGCCTGCGCTCTTTATTTTTCGAGAGAAAGAAAGATTTTACTTCCAAAAAAAATTTACGGAGGCGTTACAGTTGCAATCGCAAGGTAAGCTTTATGTTGTGGGCATCGGACCCGGATGCAGAGAATTGCTCACGCTGAAAGCTGAAGAAGTCCTTAAAGGTGCCGATTATGTGATAGGGCATAAAAGATACCTTGATTTTATCAGAGATGTTGTGGTTGGTAAGATCGTGGAGAGCGGAATGGGTAAAGAGGTCGAACGAGTGAAAAAGGCCATAGGGCTTGTGGAGGACGGCTACGTGGTCTGTCTTGTTAGCGGTGGTGATCCCAGCATTTACGGACTCGCTCCTCTTGTTGCAGAGGTTATTTACAGAAATGGAATCGAAATTGACTGGGAAGTAGTTCCGGGAGTTTCTGCCTTAAATGCAGCTTCCCCTCTATTTGGCTCTGCCATAGCTGGAGATCACGCTGTAATCAGTTTGAGCGATCTGCTCACTCCATGGGACATTATCGAAAGGAGGCTGAGAAAGGCACTTGAGGGGGATTTTGTTATTGCGCTGTACAACCCCTCAAGCAGAAGGAGGAAATCCCGGCTGGAGAACGCTGTTGAAATAATTCGGGAGTACAGGGGCAACTGCTTTGTCGCCCTCGCCAGAAATGTTTGCAGGGATGGTGAGGAGGTCATGATTGTGCGACTCGATGAAGTTGCTGAACTTGCGGACATGCATACGCTGATCATAATCCCCTCTTCCGGAACGATCGTGGATGGTGATCAGATGATAACCCCAAGAGGGTATTCGGAAAAATACAATCTGGAGGTGTGAGTGTGCAGGATATGGGCAACATCACGTTTGACGCAGACGAAATCGTGAGAAAGAGTTACGGGATTGTGGAGAAGTATGTGGAGGGAAGAACTCCTGAAGAAAAAATCATCCAGAGGTGTATAATTGCAACGGGAGACCCGAATGTGAGGGATCTGATCGTCTTCAAAGGAAACGCTGTCGAGGCAGGAATACGAGCGGTGGTTGAGAATACAACCGTTGTTTGCGATGTGAACATGGTTTCTGCTGGAATTAACAGGAGAAAATTTAGAGGGGATGTGTTTGTGGCGGTTGAGCATGGGAATGATGCCAGACTTACAAGGGCCATGAGCGGAATGTATGCTCTGAGGGAAAGGGTGGATGGAGGAATCGCCATTGTGGGAAATGCGCCATCTGCAGCAATAGCTCTTTACAATCTTGTTCAGAAAGGTGTGAGGCCAAAATTCATCATAGCAACGCCCGTGGGGTTTGTGAATGCCAGTGAGTCGAAGGAGATGATACGGGAGCTTGATATTCCGTCAATCACAACCGTTGGCACGAGAGGTGGCTCGACACTTGCAGTTGCTGTGTTCAACGCCCTCGTAAATCTTGCATATGAAAGACCCTCTTGAACTTTACAGTTACCCGGAAGAATGGGTCGAAAGGGAGGCGGAAAAGATAGGCTTTGACAGAGTGAGGAGCAGGATAGAGTCAGGGCTTTACATCCTCACTCACAGGGGGTGGCTGAGAAGAGGCATAACAACTGCGACAACCGCCTCAGCATCAGCGGTTGGAGCAATAGCATCTATGTTCGGAGAGAGTGAGAGGGTAGAGGTATGGACTCCCGCGGGAATATGCATCGAGGTAGGGGTTAGAGCAAAAAACGGGGTTGCGGTGGCAAAAAAATTCTCTGGCGACCACTCGTTTGATGTTACTGACGGTGTTGGGATAAGGGCCGAGGTGAGTGAAAGTCTTGAGTTTGGAGAAGGTGTTGGCAGGTTTAGGGGAAAGCCTGCTGTCAGCCTCTCGGCCAGGAATCAAATTCTCAGAAATATCGAGATGGTAAGAGAAAAATACGATTATGATGGCTCGGTCAGAATAACGATTCCCGAAGGTAAAGCTTTGGCCACTCTCACGGATAATCCCAGAATCGGCATAAAGGGTGGACTCTCTATCCTCGGAACCACTGGCTTCGTCGAACCCTGGTGTGATGAGCTTGTTGATGCCAAGGTGGTGGTAGCGAAACAGTATGATCGTGTGGTGCTCACGACAGGCAGGAAGGGGTGGAAATGGGCGAAGGAAAATCTGAAGGGCTTTCAGCCGTTCGTCATGGGCGTTTATTTTGAAAAAGCTCTTCGGGAGCTCGATGGAGAGATAGTTATCGCCGGGCTGCCGTCTCTAATTATCAAGTGGGCGATTCCGGAGATGAGGGGAAAAATCCTGAGGGGAATTGACCCCCGAAAATACAGAAAAACAGTCCTTGAAAAAGCAAGGGAGATAAACAGCAACGTTTCGGATGTAATTCTTCTCAGGGGTTAGATGTCCACCTCTGCCGGTTCACGTT is a window of Geoglobus acetivorans DNA encoding:
- a CDS encoding precorrin-8X methylmutase, with protein sequence MGNITFDADEIVRKSYGIVEKYVEGRTPEEKIIQRCIIATGDPNVRDLIVFKGNAVEAGIRAVVENTTVVCDVNMVSAGINRRKFRGDVFVAVEHGNDARLTRAMSGMYALRERVDGGIAIVGNAPSAAIALYNLVQKGVRPKFIIATPVGFVNASESKEMIRELDIPSITTVGTRGGSTLAVAVFNALVNLAYERPS
- the cobJ gene encoding precorrin-3B C(17)-methyltransferase; this translates as MQSQGKLYVVGIGPGCRELLTLKAEEVLKGADYVIGHKRYLDFIRDVVVGKIVESGMGKEVERVKKAIGLVEDGYVVCLVSGGDPSIYGLAPLVAEVIYRNGIEIDWEVVPGVSALNAASPLFGSAIAGDHAVISLSDLLTPWDIIERRLRKALEGDFVIALYNPSSRRRKSRLENAVEIIREYRGNCFVALARNVCRDGEEVMIVRLDEVAELADMHTLIIIPSSGTIVDGDQMITPRGYSEKYNLEV
- a CDS encoding cobalt-precorrin-5B (C(1))-methyltransferase; its protein translation is MKDPLELYSYPEEWVEREAEKIGFDRVRSRIESGLYILTHRGWLRRGITTATTASASAVGAIASMFGESERVEVWTPAGICIEVGVRAKNGVAVAKKFSGDHSFDVTDGVGIRAEVSESLEFGEGVGRFRGKPAVSLSARNQILRNIEMVREKYDYDGSVRITIPEGKALATLTDNPRIGIKGGLSILGTTGFVEPWCDELVDAKVVVAKQYDRVVLTTGRKGWKWAKENLKGFQPFVMGVYFEKALRELDGEIVIAGLPSLIIKWAIPEMRGKILRGIDPRKYRKTVLEKAREINSNVSDVILLRG